The DNA window GCCTAACAAAGGAAACAGCGGTACGGGGAGAGAAAAACAACACGCCGCCGAGTGCCGACGTACGCAAAAATGTCGCGGTATCGTCCGACAGGGTTAGTGCGGGTACAGCATCGTACATCACGCTGCGGCGCAGCGTGAAGCCGGAGCCCCCGAGCAGACCGGCGAGGTCGCCCGCCACCTTGCTTCCCGCCACATGCAGCAGCGTACCGGCGGACGGATCGCGCAAGGCGCGGACCCGGTCGGCCAGCGCGTACACGTCGCCCGACGCGCTGTCGACCTGCCCGAAGCCGGCCGCCCGCGCCGCCCGCGCCGTGGCGTCGCCGACGGCATGTACCGGACGGTCGCGCCGGCTCGTACGTTTGGCGTAGGCGCGTACGCCGTTCGCGCTGGTGAACAGCAGGGCCTGTACGTCGGACAGGTCCGGCTCCGGCCCGTCGAGCCAGACCATCGACAGCATGGGCTCGACCGCGGCGTCGAAGCCGAGCGCCTCCAGCCGCCGGACCAACGGCTCGGCATCCTCCGCCGGACGCGTCACCAGAAGACGCGTACGGCGGGGCGGGGAAGCGGGGTCGGGCTGCTTTCCCGTCATGCGGAAAACTCGGCCGAAGGGAGGGGTCAGTGCGGCGCGGCGGCGAAGAAATCGGGCGGCAGCTGCGCCCGGATCTCGGCCCCGGCATCGGCGCCCAGCGACTCGGCGTCGGCCGCCTTGCCGCGGCGCTCCGCCCGGAAGATGATGCGTCCGTCGGTCGACAGCACCTTGGCGCGCAGATGCAGATCCTCGCCGTCCAGCATCGCCAGCGCGGCGATGGGCGTGCGGCAGGAACCGTCGAGGGCGGACAGCAGCGCGCGTTCCGCCGTGACGCGGACCATGGTCTCCGCACAGTTCAGCGGGGCCAGCAGGGCGCGGGTGGCGTCGTCGGCGCTGCGGATTTCGATGCCGATGGCGCCCTGGGCCACCGCCGGCAGCATGGTTTCCGGTTCCAGCACCGCGGTGATGCGGTCGGTCAGGCCGAGGCGGCGCAGGCCCGCCAGCGCCAGCAGGGTGGCGTCGACCTCGCCGGCGTCCAGCTTGGACAGGCGGGTCTGCACATTGCCGCGCAGCGGGATGACCGTCAGGTCGGGACGCAATTCCAGCACCTGGGCCTGACGGCGCAGCCCGGCGGTGCCGACCACGGCGCCGGCCGGCAGATCGGCCAGTCCGCCGCCGGAGCGGGCGAAGAAGGCGTCGCGCGGGTCCTCGCGCGGCAGCAGGGTGGCGATCTCCAGCCCGTCGGGAAGCTGGGTCGGCACGTCCTTCATCGAATGGACGGCAAGATCGGCGCGGCCGTCGAACAGCGCCTCCTCCAGCTCCTTGGTGAACAGGCCCTTGCCGCCCGCTTCCGCCAGGGTGCGGTCGAGGATGCGGTCGCCGGTGGTCTTGAAGACGACGATCTCGATGGCGCCGGGGGCGGCCAGTTGCGGATGGGCGGCGATCAGGCGGTCGCGGGTTTCGTGGGCCTGCGCCAGCGCCAGCGGGCTGCCGCGCGTCCCGATACGGAGCGGGTGGGTCGTCATAGGGCGTGTTCTAGGGGATCCGCGCAGCTTTGCAAGGATTCGTCTGCCCCTCATACATAAGATTGAGACGGATCAAATTTCACGCGCCCGCCTTTTCGCGCCCGCTTGCGCGCAACTCCATCCTGTACCCGGACGGCCAAGGCGGCTAGTTTGGCGCCATGATCGTTCTTGGAATTGAAACGAGCTGCGACGAGACGGCCGCCGCAATCGTCACCGACGCGCGCGAAATCCGCGCCGACGTCGTGCTGTCGCAGCTGGACGACCACACGCCCTATGGCGGCGTCGTCCCGGAAATCGCCGCCCGCGCCCATCTGGAACATCTGGACGGGCTGATCCGCCGCGCCATGGCGGAGGCCGGGATCGGCTTCGGCGACCTCGATGCGGTGGCGGCCACCGGCGGGCCGGGGCTGATCGGCGGCGTCATCGTCGGCGTGATGACGGCCAAGGCCATCGCCGCGGCGCGCAACCTGCCCTTCGTCGCCGTCAACCATCTGGAAGGCCACGCGCTGACCGCGCGGCTGACCGACGACGTCGCCTTTCCCTATCTGCTGCTGCTGGTGTCCGGTGGCCATTGCCAGCTTCTGGCGGTGGAGGGGGTGGGGCGCTACCGCCGGCTCGGCACCACCATCGACGATGCGGTGGGCGAGGCGTTCGACAAGACCGCCAAGCTGCTGGGGCTGGGCTATCCCGGCGGGCCGCTGGTGGAGAAGGCGGCGGCGCGCGCCACCAACCCGGCGCGCTTCGAACTGCCGCGGCCGATGTTGGGGCGTCCGGGCTGCGACTTTTCCTTCTCCGGGCTGAAGACCGCGGTGCGGCGGCATGTGGAGGAGTTGGGCGGTGTGCTGTCGGAGGCCGACCGCGACGACCTCGCCGCCGCCTTCCAGGCGACGGTGGCGGAGGTGCTGGCCGACCGCTGCGCCCGCGCCATCCGCCGCTTCAAGGAGGACCATCCGCAGGGCGGTGCCCTGGTGGTGGCCGGCGGCGTCGCCGCCAACAAGGCGATCCGCAGCCGGCTGGCGACCCTGGCGGAGAAGCAGCGCATGCCGTTCGTCGCCCCGCCGCTGCGCCTGTGCACCGACAACGCGGCGATGATCGCCTGGGCCGGGATCGAGCGTTTCCGCCTGGGCGAGAGCGACCCGCTGAACTTCGCCCCCCGCCCGCGCTGGCCGCTGGACCCCACCGCGGCGCCGGTGATCGGGCGCGCGGGAGTGGGTGCGGGGGTGAAGGCGTGACAATCTCCCTCTCCCGCCCCGGGAGAGGGCTTTGACCGGAATGGATACGTGGTGAGATGAAGACGATGCCCCCCTCTCCCCTCAACCGCATCGGCGTTGTCGGCGGCGGCGCCTGGGGAACGGCGCTGGCGCTGGCGGCTCTGCGGGCCGGGCGGGAGACGCTGCTGTGGGCGCGCGAGCCGGCGGTGGTGGAGGCGATGAGCCTCCGCCGCGAGAACCGCGATTACCTGCCCGGCGTGCCGCTGCCCGACGCGCTGCGGGTCACCGGCGACCTCGCCGATCTCGGCGGTTGCGACGCGGTGCTGCTGGTGTCGCCGGCCCAGCATGCGCGCAGCGTCACCGCGCGGATGGCGCCGCTGCTGAAGCCGGGCGCGCCGGTGGTCGTCTGCGCCAAGGGGATCGAGTTGGACAGCCACGCGCTGATGAGCGAGGCGGTTGGCGCCGTGCTGCCGGGCGGCAATCCGGTGGCGATCCTGTCCGGCCCGACCTTCGCGGCGGAGGTGGCGCGCGGGCTGCCGACGGCGGTGACGCTGGCCTGCGCCGACGAGGCGCTGGGCACGGCGCTGGTCGCCGCGCTGGGCAGCCGCACCTTCCGGCCTTACCGCTCGGACGACGTCGTCGGCTCGCAGATCGGTGGGGCGGTGAAGAATGTGCTGGCCATCGCCTGCGGCGTGGTCGAGGGGCGGCGGCTGGGCGACAATGCCCGCGCCGCGCTGATCACCCGCGGGTTGGCCGAGATCACCCGGCTGGCGCTGGCGCTCGGCGGCCGGGCGGAGACGCTGATGGGCCTGTCCGGCCTGGGCGACCTGACGCTGACCTGCTCCAGCCTGCAGTCGCGCAACATGTCGCTGGGGGCGGCGCTGGGCGAGGGCAAGGCGCTGGCCGAGATCCTGGCGGTGCGCCGGTCGGTGGCGGAAGGCGTCTATACCGCCGCCGCGGTGGTCGGGCTGGCGGCGAAGCTGGGCGTCGACATGCCGATCTGCAGCGCGGTCGACGCCATCCTGAACCGCGGCGCCGGGCTGGACGAGACCATCGACGGGCTGCTGTCGCGCCCCTTCCGCGGAGAGGGTGTCTAGGAGACGGCTTTCTCCACCCAGCCGGCGGCGCGCACCGAGGGCGCGTGGGTGCGGCTGACCGGCACCAGCAGGCCGTTGGTCAGCCGCAGCGACAGCTTGCCGTCCGGCTTGCGCTCCACCGCCGTCACCGCCGAGGCGGCGACCCAGTAGGAGCGGTGGACCTGCCGGCCGTCGATGCCCGCCAGCTCCGCCACGGCGTCGCGCATCCGCATCAGGATCAGGTCGCTGCCGAGCGCGGTATGGACGCGGACGTAATGGTCCTCCATCTCCAGCGCCAGCAGGTCACGG is part of the Azospirillum lipoferum 4B genome and encodes:
- a CDS encoding uroporphyrinogen-III synthase, which codes for MTGKQPDPASPPRRTRLLVTRPAEDAEPLVRRLEALGFDAAVEPMLSMVWLDGPEPDLSDVQALLFTSANGVRAYAKRTSRRDRPVHAVGDATARAARAAGFGQVDSASGDVYALADRVRALRDPSAGTLLHVAGSKVAGDLAGLLGGSGFTLRRSVMYDAVPALTLSDDTATFLRTSALGGVLFFSPRTAVSFVRLLAEAGLVDCCRTVDSFCLSPAVAEAARAYGDRGVVPWRSVRVAARPEQDALLDLLPVAG
- the hemC gene encoding hydroxymethylbilane synthase; translated protein: MTTHPLRIGTRGSPLALAQAHETRDRLIAAHPQLAAPGAIEIVVFKTTGDRILDRTLAEAGGKGLFTKELEEALFDGRADLAVHSMKDVPTQLPDGLEIATLLPREDPRDAFFARSGGGLADLPAGAVVGTAGLRRQAQVLELRPDLTVIPLRGNVQTRLSKLDAGEVDATLLALAGLRRLGLTDRITAVLEPETMLPAVAQGAIGIEIRSADDATRALLAPLNCAETMVRVTAERALLSALDGSCRTPIAALAMLDGEDLHLRAKVLSTDGRIIFRAERRGKAADAESLGADAGAEIRAQLPPDFFAAAPH
- the tsaD gene encoding tRNA (adenosine(37)-N6)-threonylcarbamoyltransferase complex transferase subunit TsaD; this encodes MIVLGIETSCDETAAAIVTDAREIRADVVLSQLDDHTPYGGVVPEIAARAHLEHLDGLIRRAMAEAGIGFGDLDAVAATGGPGLIGGVIVGVMTAKAIAAARNLPFVAVNHLEGHALTARLTDDVAFPYLLLLVSGGHCQLLAVEGVGRYRRLGTTIDDAVGEAFDKTAKLLGLGYPGGPLVEKAAARATNPARFELPRPMLGRPGCDFSFSGLKTAVRRHVEELGGVLSEADRDDLAAAFQATVAEVLADRCARAIRRFKEDHPQGGALVVAGGVAANKAIRSRLATLAEKQRMPFVAPPLRLCTDNAAMIAWAGIERFRLGESDPLNFAPRPRWPLDPTAAPVIGRAGVGAGVKA
- a CDS encoding NAD(P)H-dependent glycerol-3-phosphate dehydrogenase; translated protein: MKTMPPSPLNRIGVVGGGAWGTALALAALRAGRETLLWAREPAVVEAMSLRRENRDYLPGVPLPDALRVTGDLADLGGCDAVLLVSPAQHARSVTARMAPLLKPGAPVVVCAKGIELDSHALMSEAVGAVLPGGNPVAILSGPTFAAEVARGLPTAVTLACADEALGTALVAALGSRTFRPYRSDDVVGSQIGGAVKNVLAIACGVVEGRRLGDNARAALITRGLAEITRLALALGGRAETLMGLSGLGDLTLTCSSLQSRNMSLGAALGEGKALAEILAVRRSVAEGVYTAAAVVGLAAKLGVDMPICSAVDAILNRGAGLDETIDGLLSRPFRGEGV